A portion of the Saccharospirillaceae bacterium genome contains these proteins:
- a CDS encoding TonB-dependent receptor, with amino-acid sequence MRTKAPSTLLAVKPLAVAISMALAASVIAEETTTQLSDITVTGEGMAEANQSFTVNLIDREMLEQRNISDVLRAIEDVPGMTMSTGAYAQGGVASAFQIRGFAAAGHGSDAAVYIDGISLNEGGSHGDGYADTNIMMPIELETIRIYKGPVSPLYGNFARGGTLALETRKGGKYSEADVFIGAYDTVNAQLAVGNSVGPISTNFALQGYDTAGYRDHQEYTKTNAAARIAYDIDSDSELAFSLRRHSGHFNAPGYITEDQFNRGEKARRDRARDANGRLTAEDDGGNRNFTSYRLDYNTMVTADIRLLTYAYGVDQNSVRFAKFSYSEDGQSERIYSREGLALGASLNGHRELMGATASWVAGIEYLDETTDAARYNSKNRVRGDVTENRELTTQTSSAFAQVDMMLTQDLTSTLGLRYDRFGGDSHNKTDDKRSSMEDYAHLSPKAGVRYHLTDNWQLRGSAANGYALPSGEAKYDASIDVDPVDYWQYEVGFGGVPADMWYMDIAAFVLDSSGEYQEQGGVIKNLGETRRRGLEAELRFSPIAYFELVGLLGLFDSDIKKNENKALEGKSVTGVPEHTATLKASYTPPVAFGGSIAWRSTGKYYISDDNDESYKGFEVVDLTAFYNLASVGGDLKLYVQVNNLLDKTYAESVWYGGDTANYAPAAGRHVGAGLTVQW; translated from the coding sequence AAACCTTTGGCAGTGGCCATCAGCATGGCGCTTGCAGCTTCTGTTATCGCCGAGGAAACAACCACCCAGCTGAGTGATATCACGGTAACCGGTGAAGGTATGGCAGAAGCCAATCAATCCTTTACGGTGAATCTGATTGATCGTGAAATGTTGGAGCAACGTAATATCAGCGATGTATTGCGTGCCATTGAAGACGTGCCCGGCATGACCATGAGTACCGGTGCTTACGCTCAGGGTGGTGTTGCCAGTGCGTTCCAGATTCGTGGTTTTGCTGCGGCCGGACATGGCAGTGACGCTGCGGTATATATCGATGGCATTTCGCTCAACGAGGGTGGCTCCCACGGTGACGGCTATGCCGATACCAATATTATGATGCCCATCGAATTAGAAACGATCCGTATTTATAAAGGCCCGGTTTCACCTTTGTACGGTAATTTTGCCCGGGGAGGTACGCTGGCACTTGAAACCCGTAAGGGCGGAAAATATTCCGAAGCGGATGTCTTTATCGGTGCCTACGATACGGTGAACGCCCAGCTGGCAGTGGGTAATTCCGTTGGGCCAATTTCGACTAATTTTGCGTTGCAGGGTTACGACACAGCGGGTTACCGTGATCATCAGGAATACACCAAAACCAATGCCGCTGCGCGCATTGCTTACGACATTGACAGCGATTCTGAACTGGCGTTTTCTCTGCGTCGTCACAGCGGTCACTTTAATGCGCCGGGGTACATTACCGAAGATCAATTTAATCGGGGCGAAAAAGCCCGCCGTGATCGCGCTCGTGATGCCAATGGCAGGCTGACGGCAGAAGACGACGGCGGTAACCGTAATTTCACCTCTTACCGGCTGGATTACAACACCATGGTAACCGCGGACATTCGTTTACTGACCTATGCCTATGGCGTCGATCAGAATTCGGTGCGGTTTGCCAAATTCAGTTACAGCGAAGACGGTCAGTCGGAACGTATTTACAGTCGTGAAGGTTTGGCGTTAGGTGCCAGTTTAAATGGTCATCGTGAACTTATGGGTGCAACCGCTTCCTGGGTGGCGGGCATTGAATATCTCGATGAAACTACCGATGCAGCGCGTTACAACAGTAAAAATCGGGTGCGCGGAGATGTCACCGAAAACCGTGAATTAACCACGCAAACAAGCTCGGCATTTGCTCAGGTGGACATGATGCTGACCCAGGATCTTACCTCAACACTGGGTCTTCGCTACGACCGTTTTGGTGGCGATTCTCATAATAAAACAGACGATAAAAGATCATCGATGGAAGACTATGCGCATTTAAGCCCGAAGGCGGGTGTGCGCTACCATCTGACAGACAACTGGCAGCTTCGTGGCAGTGCCGCCAATGGTTATGCTTTGCCATCCGGGGAGGCAAAATACGATGCCAGTATCGATGTAGACCCGGTGGATTATTGGCAATACGAAGTTGGCTTTGGTGGTGTTCCGGCTGACATGTGGTACATGGATATTGCTGCATTTGTGCTCGATTCCTCCGGCGAGTATCAGGAGCAGGGTGGGGTTATTAAAAATCTGGGTGAAACCCGCCGCAGGGGCCTGGAAGCCGAATTACGCTTTAGTCCGATTGCCTATTTTGAACTGGTGGGATTATTGGGATTATTTGACAGTGATATCAAAAAGAACGAGAACAAGGCGCTGGAAGGTAAGTCGGTGACGGGCGTGCCGGAACATACGGCCACCTTAAAAGCGAGCTATACACCGCCTGTCGCTTTTGGCGGGAGCATTGCCTGGCGTTCGACCGGAAAATATTACATCAGCGACGATAACGACGAGTCTTATAAAGGTTTTGAAGTAGTCGATCTGACAGCGTTTTATAACCTTGCTTCGGTTGGAGGTGATCTGAAATTGTATGTTCAGGTTAATAACCTGCTGGATAAAACCTATGCCGAGTCCGTTTGGTATGGTGGT